Below is a genomic region from candidate division KSB1 bacterium.
TCAGCTATGTCCGAAAGTACGACCCCACGCGCCCGGTGACCATGGCGTGCGACATGCCGAACACGGTTCATCTGCGCCATTTCGATTATTACGATGTCCATAGCTGGAATTACGGCCGGCGCTATCTACCAGCGCGGAATGCCGATCCGAGCAAGCCGGTGATCATCAGCGAGTCTGGGTCAACCGTCAGCACCCGAGGTTTTTATGAACTGCCGCTGCCAATCCACAAAACTGATTTCACGGATTCCAGACAGGTCAGCTCGTATGACCTGAATGCGCCCTGGTGGGCGGATCTACCGGACGACAATTTCATGTGGCAGGAACAAGATCGCTATATTTGCGGCGAATTTGTGTGGACGGGGTTCGATTACCTGGGTGAGCCGACGCCATACGATGATTGGCGGGCAAGGGAGGGTAAGATCACTCAGTTACAGGTTTCGCGCAATTCTTATTTCGGCATTGTCGATCTCTGTGGCATTCCAAAAGACCGCTATTATTTGTACCGCAGCTACTGGGCACCAGAGAAGCCAACAGTTCATATTTTGCCGCATTGGAACTGGGAGGGAAGCGAGGGAAAGGCGATCCCAGTATTTGTCTACACCAATGGCGATGCTGCCGAACTGTTCTTGAATGGCAAATCGTTGGGGATGAAGATGAAAAATCCCAGATCCGATGTGGCCGCGGAACGCTATCGGTTGATATGGCAGCGAGTGATTTATGAACCGGGCGAGTTAAAGGCTGTGGCATACAAAGAGGGTCAGAAGATTGGCGAGGCGGTCGTACGAACCGCTGGAAAGCCGGCCTATTTAAAATTAACTCCAGATCGCTCGGCCATTGCAGCAAGCGGGGATGATTTATGTTATCTCCTGGTTGAAGCCTACGATCAAAATCAGATTCTTTGTCCCAAAGCAGATAATTTGGTCCGCTTTGTCGTCGAAGGACCGGCGACCATCGCTGGGGTGGGCAACGGCAATCCGCAATCGCTGGAACCGTTCGTGGCCGATCGATGTCGGTTGTTCAATGGCAAAGCCATGCTGATCATTCGCACGGAAAAGGATAAAAAGGGAAAAATTAGAATCAGCGCCATTAGCGATGGCCTGAAGCAAGCCAAAGCCGATCTTTTATCTCAATGAGTTCGACTGATGCCCTTGCGAAGAGTTTGCGCTTTCGCAAGGGCAGATAAAGCTGATTCCATCGCTCCGAGCGATGGAATCAGTCTCTCAAAAAAAAGACTAAAAAGGAACAATAATGAAATTTATCTTCAAGATTATTTCAATTATTGCGTTCATTGTGATCCTTGATTGTCTCAACCATATAACTATCGCACAAGTGGTAAAATCAAACTCCCCAGAATCTCAAGTGTTTTATCACATCTTTCTCCGTAGCTTCTACGATAGCAATGGCGATGGACATGGGGACCTCAAAGGGCTGGAAGAAAAATTAGATTATCTCCAGGAACTGGGCATCACTTCGGTTTTGATCACTCCGCTCTATCATTCCGATTTTTATCACAACTATTTCCCAATTGATTTTGAGGAGATCGATCCAGAGTTCGGCACCAAAGAGGATTATTTCGGCCTGCTAAAGGAAATGCATCGCCGCGGAATGAAATTAATCATGGATATGGAGATCCATTATGTGACCGAAGATCATCTGTGGTATAAAGATTCTTATCAGAATCCCGCCTCGCCATATAGCAACCATATCCTTTACAATGACGCCAATAATACCGATCCAGAATCGATCATCTATAACCTCACTGAGCTGAAGTCCTATGATGGAAAAATCATTAAGGTCGCAACAACGAACTTGTATCATGACAGCGTGCGGAATTATCACTATCAGTTATTCAAATATTGGGTCGATCCCAATCGCGATGGCAATTTTGAAGACGGCATCGACGGTTTTCGGATCGATCATATTATGGACGATCTGGATTGGAAGGGCAAATTGACTGGTCTATTGTCCAATTTTTGGAAGCCGTTATTTGCAGAATTGCGGGCGATCAATCCGGACATCATCATCATCGGAGAGCAAGCGGAATGGGGCTATGGGGGAGAATATTTCGCCAAAGCGGATTTGGATGCCGTGTTCGCTTTTCCGCTCAGCCAGGCGATCCGTAAATTTAATTCGAAAAAGGTTCAACAGCAATGGTTGAAAACCTTTCAGATCACGCCGATGGGCAAGCATCAATTCATCTTCATTGAGAATCATGATATGCCTCGCATCGCTTCAGTTCTGGATCGCAATTTGTCCAAATTAAAAGTATGTGCCGCATTGAATCTGCTGTTGAAAGGGGTGCCGATCATTTATTACGGGCAGGAGATCGGGATGACTGGAGCGAACAGCCTGGGACAATTTGGCTCGACCGATGGCAATGACATCCCAGTACGGGAAGCGTTTGAATGGTATCGAACGGTTGATGGCCCAGGCATGGCACTCTGGTACAAAAGTACTGGCCCCTGGTGGGATCAATCGGAATTGAAGGATAATGACGGCATTTCCTTGGAGGAGCAGCAATCAGATCCGACTTCGCTCTGGAGTTGCTATCGGCAGTTGATCCGTTTGCGGCGCGGCAACAGCGCGCTCCAAACTGGAAGCCTAGAATTCTTGGAGGATCAAAATGACGATGTTTTATCCTTCCTGCGCTGGGATGAGGCCCAGGCAATTTTGGTGCTGATGAATTTGAGTGATAAAAGTGATTCTGTCAGCCTCGATTTGTCCCAATTTCCGATGAAGATAGATCTGGCAGAAGCAACAGAGCTGTTACAAGCTTCTCCTCAAAAAACTTTGCAGATTGATCCACAAAAAATTCGGGTGTCGTTGGATAAATTCGAAATCCAGGTATGGCAGATCAAATAGCTTGGTTCCGAATCGTCCCCAACGGATTGATGAAACCAACGGATGAGGAAATTCAAGCATTCGCTTTAAAAATCTCCTGCGGAACCAGTATACTTTGCTTGCTTTGCTCCGTCATAAAAGTGGCAAGGGATGCGATAATCATGAAAAATCCGCTGGCTTCCTCTATCAGTTGGGCAAATAGCGATATCAAAAAGTAAGGGTAAGGCTCATGAAAAAAATATCAAATCTGTGTCTTATTATGGCATTAATCATTTTGAATTGCACCTCTCCGAAAAAAGCGACAATTCCAGTCGTTCCCTCCTGGGCGAAACAAGCCATTTGGTACCAGATATTCCCAGAGCGCTTCTGGAATGGTGACAAAAACAATGATCCAAAAATAACCGATCTGGCCGGCGGCTGGCCCCATTTTCAGCCAGAACAGTGGCAAATTCATCCCTGGACCTCGGACTGGTACCAATTGCAGCCGTGGGAGAAAGCGTATCAGAAGGATTTTTACTGGTGCGCTGGCCTGCGCCGCTATGGTGGCGATTTGCAGGGCGTGCTTGATCGGCTAGATTATCTTCAAGAGTTGGGAATTAACGCCATTTATTTTAATCCGCTGTTCGAGTCGCCGTCGTTGCACAAATATGATGCAACGATGTATCATCACATCGACAATAATTTCGGTCCTGATCCTGAAATGGACCGCCAAATTTGGGTGCACGAACATCCAGCAGATCCTTCCACCTGGCAATGGACCACGGCGGATAGTTTATTTTTGAAGCTCATCCAGCAGTGCCACGAGCGCGGCATCAAAGTCATCTTGGACGGCGTGTTCAATCATGTGGGACTGACATTTTGGGCGTTTCAGGACGTGATGAAAAATCAGCAAGCGTCGCGCTACAAAGATTGGTTTACCATCAAATGCTGGGATGATCCGAACACGCCAGAGAATGAGTTCGATTACGAAGGCTGGTATGGGGTGAAAGATCTGCCGGAGTTCCGGGAAGATCAGAATGGATTGGTGACTGGGCCGCGGGAGCACATTCATGCTATTGTGAAGCGCTGGATGGATCCCAATGGCGATGGTGATCCCTCGGATGGCATCGATGGCTGGCGTTTGGATGTGGCTGAAAAAGTGAGTATCGCATTCTGGCGAGATTTTCGGGACTGGGTGAAGTCCATCAACCCTGAGGCGTATATTACAGGAGAAATTTGGTGGGAAGATTGGGGGAAAAACAAGATGATGAACGCCAAATCTTGGCTTCAGGGAGATGCTTTTGATGGGGTGATGAACTATCGGGTGGCTCAGGCGATCAAACAGTTTATTATCGATCAGAAACACCAGATTTCAGCGCGGGCGTTTCTGGATTCATTGCAGACCATCTTTTCGGATTACGGATGGGATCACAGTCTGGTCTGTCAGAACCTGATAGACAGCCATGATGTGGATCGTTTGGCTTCTCAGATTGTAAATCCTGATCGATGGTACGATCATTGGGCAGCACCGAAGGATAATCCTAATTATGATGTGCGCAAGCCGAATCAGTCA
It encodes:
- a CDS encoding alpha-amylase family glycosyl hydrolase; amino-acid sequence: MKFIFKIISIIAFIVILDCLNHITIAQVVKSNSPESQVFYHIFLRSFYDSNGDGHGDLKGLEEKLDYLQELGITSVLITPLYHSDFYHNYFPIDFEEIDPEFGTKEDYFGLLKEMHRRGMKLIMDMEIHYVTEDHLWYKDSYQNPASPYSNHILYNDANNTDPESIIYNLTELKSYDGKIIKVATTNLYHDSVRNYHYQLFKYWVDPNRDGNFEDGIDGFRIDHIMDDLDWKGKLTGLLSNFWKPLFAELRAINPDIIIIGEQAEWGYGGEYFAKADLDAVFAFPLSQAIRKFNSKKVQQQWLKTFQITPMGKHQFIFIENHDMPRIASVLDRNLSKLKVCAALNLLLKGVPIIYYGQEIGMTGANSLGQFGSTDGNDIPVREAFEWYRTVDGPGMALWYKSTGPWWDQSELKDNDGISLEEQQSDPTSLWSCYRQLIRLRRGNSALQTGSLEFLEDQNDDVLSFLRWDEAQAILVLMNLSDKSDSVSLDLSQFPMKIDLAEATELLQASPQKTLQIDPQKIRVSLDKFEIQVWQIK
- a CDS encoding glycoside hydrolase family 13 protein — encoded protein: MKKISNLCLIMALIILNCTSPKKATIPVVPSWAKQAIWYQIFPERFWNGDKNNDPKITDLAGGWPHFQPEQWQIHPWTSDWYQLQPWEKAYQKDFYWCAGLRRYGGDLQGVLDRLDYLQELGINAIYFNPLFESPSLHKYDATMYHHIDNNFGPDPEMDRQIWVHEHPADPSTWQWTTADSLFLKLIQQCHERGIKVILDGVFNHVGLTFWAFQDVMKNQQASRYKDWFTIKCWDDPNTPENEFDYEGWYGVKDLPEFREDQNGLVTGPREHIHAIVKRWMDPNGDGDPSDGIDGWRLDVAEKVSIAFWRDFRDWVKSINPEAYITGEIWWEDWGKNKMMNAKSWLQGDAFDGVMNYRVAQAIKQFIIDQKHQISARAFLDSLQTIFSDYGWDHSLVCQNLIDSHDVDRLASQIVNPDRWYDHWAAPKDNPNYDVRKPNQSEWAKLRLVVVIQMTLPGAPMIYYGDEAGMWGGDDPDCRKPMVWPELNYEDEVSHPFGKPRPADKVLFDRELFDFYRSIIKIRKDHPALMVGSFRGVLIDNDRSLFCFERNYLNASALIVINNSDRAQTLTLNVDSRYWIDALTANSFMAVDGKIELKIDRFSGIILLPGIETRLAN